The Apium graveolens cultivar Ventura chromosome 11, ASM990537v1, whole genome shotgun sequence genome has a window encoding:
- the LOC141698532 gene encoding DNA (cytosine-5)-methyltransferase 1-like produces MGRASKRNLPTKISPPPSSKKPKPSQEDEESCFSGDPFPADEALRRWPNRYHLKSKVKDSGQACSSKGSECEVLQARCHYKQAIVDGVVYDLNDDAYIQGEEGKPNYIGKIVEFFETTKKEFYFTAQWFFRSEDTMMKNKSYLIHGKRVFFSDAKDDNPLDSIVQKVNIVQLPSDFDPAQKEELISSADLYCDMGYSEQLFTFNRINAAGISKVGTDTSSPVTSEICMASKAQESRKTVLDLYSGCGAMSTGLCLGAQLSGQRLVSRWAVDINTYACESLRKNHPETKVRNEAAENFLCLLKEWQKLCIEFGVLGSKQNEDEASETISSESNNDEDNSKDSSVSTGEFEVQKLLDVCYGDPNKVQKPGLHFKVRWKGYGPSDDTWEPMDGLGNCEECIKEFVTSGYKSRILPLPGDVDLVCGGPPCQGVSGFNRFRNREDPLEDEKNKQLIVYMDIVEFLKPRYLLMENVVDLVKLAKGALACYAMARLVSMNYQCRLGIMAAGSYGVPQCRMRIFLWGADIRENLPQFPLPTHKVAGEGITPNEFKEIIVGRDNELPCELERSNFLGDAISDLPKVTNDEDRDAREYGTARCTNFQKFLRLEKQDLFGFNVAGKNGSQKRMLYDHIPLHLNDDDYRRVCLIPKKKGANFRNLPGVLVGKNKKVEWDPSIPRQYLPSGNPVVPDYAMTFRDGRSKKPFARLAMDEIVSTVVARAQPHNRAMLHPNQDRVLTIRENARLQGFPDCYKFYGPVKERYTQIGNAVAFSVSIAMGYTLGQAMEGVDSSQPLKLPFKFPECLGLISALNKKKLEESD; encoded by the exons ATGGGTAGAGCCTCAAAAAGAAACTTACCCACTAAAATCTCACCCCCACCCTCTTCAAAAAAACCAAAACCCTCACAAGAAGATGAAGAATCTTGTTTTTCCGGCGACCCATTTCCGGCCGATGAAGCTCTCCGACGATGGCCTAATCGATATCACTTAAAA AGTAAAGTAAAAGATTCTGGGCAAGCTTGCAGTTCAAAAGG AAGTGAGTGTGAGGTTTTACAAGCAAGGTGTCACTATAAGCAAGCTATTGTTGATGGGGTTGTTTATGATCTTAACGATGATGCGTATATTCAG GGTGAAGAAGGTAAACCCAATTATATTGGGAAGATTGTAGAGTTCTTTGAAACCACCAAAAAGGAGTTCTACTTTACAGCTCAGTGGTTTTTTAGATCTGAAGACACA ATGATGAAGAATAAGTCTTACCTTATTCACGGAAAAAGAGTATTTTTCTCTGATGCTAAAGATGACAATCCATTGGATAGCATAGTACAAAAAGTGAATATTGTCCAGCTTCCTTCGGAT TTTGACCCAGCACAGAAGGAAGAGTTGATATCATCTGCTGATCTGTACTGTGACATGGGATATTCAGAGCAGTTATTTACATTTAACAGAATAAATGCAGCAG GAATTTCAAAGGTCGGAACTGATACGTCATCACCAGTTACAAGTGAAATTTGCATGGCTAGTAAAGCTCAAGAGTCAAGGAAGACAGTGTTGGATCTTTACTCAGGTTGTGGTGCAATGTCTACAGGACTGTGCTTAGGTGCACAACTGTCTGGACAGAGACTTGTTAGT AGATGGGCCGTTGATATAAATACTTATGCATGTGAAAGTTTAAGGAAAAATCATCCTGAGACAAAG GTGAGAAATGAAGCAGCAGAAAACTTTTTGTGCTTACTGAAGGAATGGCAAAAGCTATGTATTGAGTTTGGAGTCCTGGGGTCAAAACAAAATGAAGATGAGGCTTCTGAAACTATCAGCTCAGAAAGTAACAACGATGAAGATAATTCTAAGGACTCCTCAGTTTCCACTGGTGAATTTGAAGTGCAAAAGCTGCTAGATGTATGTTATGGAGATCCAAATAAGGTCCAGAAACCAGGATTACATTTTAAG GTCCGCTGGAAGGGCTATGGGCCTAGTGATGACACATGGGAGCCAATGGATGGTTTAGG TAACTGTGAAGAATGTATAAAGGAATTTGTAACTTCAGGGTACAAGTCAAGGATACTTCCTCTACCA GGTGACGTCGACCTTGTATGTGGAGGCCCACCCTGTCAGGGTGTAAGTGGTTTTAATCGGTTTAGAAACCGGGAGGATCCTTTAGAGGATGAAAAGAACAAACAACTCATCGTGTATATGGACATTGTGGAATTCCTAAAGCCAAGATACTTGTTAATGGAGAACGTGGTGGATCTTGTTAAGCTTGCTAAAGGAGCTTTAGCTTGCTATGCAATGGCACGTTTAGTTTCCATGAACTATCAATGTCGTTTGGGGATTATGGCTGCTGGTTCATACGGCGTTCCTCAATGCCGAATGAGGATTTTTTTGTGGGGTGCTGATATAAGGGAG AATTTACCTCAGTTTCCTTTGCCTACACACAAGGTTGCTGGGGAAGGCATCACACCGAATGAATTTAAG GAAATAATTGTTGGTAGAGATAATGAGCTACCATGCGAGTTGGAAAGAAGCAACTTTCTTGGGGATGCCATCTCAGATTTGCCAAAG GTCACGAATGATGAAGACCGCGATGCAAGAGAGTATGGCACTGCTCGTTGTACTAATTTTCAGAAGTTTCTAAGATTAGAAAAGCAAG ACTTGTTTGGTTTTAATGTTGCTGGGAAAAATGGTTCTCAGAAACGAATGCTATATGACCACATACCTCTTCACCTGAATGACGATGACTATAGAAGAGTATGCCTGATTCCCAAGAAAAAG GGAGCAAACTTCAGAAATTTGCCTGGGGTTTTAGTTGGCAAAAATAAGAAAGTAGAATGGGATCCCTCAATCCCTCGACAGTATCTCCCTTCTGGAAATCCCGTG GTACCCGATTATGCTATGACGTTTCGAGACGGAAGATCAAAGAA GCCTTTTGCTCGATTGGCTATGGATGAAATTGTTTCAACTGTTGTTGCAAGGGCTCAACCTCATAATCGG GCTATGCTTCATCCTAATCAAGATAGAGTTTTAACTATTCGCGAGAATGCAAGACTGCAAGGATTTCCTGACTGCTACAAATTCTATGGCCCAGTCAAAGAGCG GTACACACAGATTGGTAATGCGGTTGCATTTTCTGTATCAATCGCCATGGGATATACTTTAGGCCAAGCAATGGAAGGAGTTGACAGCAGCCAACCTTTGAAACTACCATTCAAGTTTCCGGAATGTCTTGGGctgatatcagctttaaacaAGAAGAAATTAGAGGAATCTGATTAG